One genomic window of Camelina sativa cultivar DH55 chromosome 5, Cs, whole genome shotgun sequence includes the following:
- the LOC104788209 gene encoding jacalin-related lectin 38-like yields MPMHVEYCEGLFTYVTYKGVAVCNPWLRQIRWISTYDHCYDFNGMGYDNSRPDKHYKIFRSNRNTNTMSVVCTDFGSDEWKLYEYASDKWQLESFYSVSLNGTLYWVAFNYESREHFIQSFDFSTERFEPYCILPTKNARGPCNAISSLAVYREDRFSYLEQVFYNPRAVEIWVTKEKIKNGDGEGVEWVNLMSVLLPEWSSLKVNYYPPSYFIVEDKSLMTLVMCCYNKEGKAYIYIAKGDKFHQIEIKDLVEYYHPRHRTYFPSLVQVPTFTMTGRGITQQNEVESRFAHPRGVQVSGGVGGDEWDDGVFDNVKHVTVGFNYHGITFVKFNYCNGIVVVTGATHGDSTTATCQVAIDDYIEAVEGTGATHGDSTKTREIIQYQVAVDDYIEAVEGTYTESHITSIAFRLHKDNESLLLGSFEGKSFALGGGRGSKILGFYGRSSDDHLTALGVHLSPFP; encoded by the exons ATGCCCATGCACGTCGAATATTGTGAAGGCTTATTTACTTATGTTACGTACAAAGGGGTCGCGGTTTGCAACCCATGGTTAAGACAGATTAGATGGATTAGTACCTATGATCACTGCTATGATTTCAATGGGATGGGATACGACAATAGTAGACCTGACAAGCACTACAAGATCTTTAGGTCTAATCGTAATACCAATACAATGTCCGTGGTCTGCACCGACTTTGGATCCGACGAATGGAAATTGTACGAGTATGCATCTGATAAATGGCAGTTAGAGTCGTTCTATAGTGTATCATTAAATGGGACTTTATATTGGGTTGCTTTTAATTATGAGTCTCGTGAGCACTTTATTCAAAGTTTTGACTTTTCCACGGAGAGATTTGAACCCTATTGTATCTTGCCTACTAAAAACGCACGTGGTCCATGCAATGCTATTTCATCACTTGCCGTATATAGGGAAGATCGATTTTCGTATTTAGAGCAAGTGTTCTATAACCCAAGGGCTGTAGAGATTTGggtgacaaaagaaaagattaaaaatggGGATGGAGAAGGTGTAGAGTGGGTGAATTTGATGAGTGTGTTACTTCCTGAATGGTCGAGTTTAAAAGTCAACTACTACCCGCCAAGTTACTTCATCGTTGAAGATAAAAGTCTCATGACTCTTGTAATGTGTTGTTATAACAAGGAGGGAAAAGCTTACATTTATATTGCCAAGGGAGATAAGTTCCATCAAATTGAAATAAAAGATTTGGTTGAGTATTATCATCCTCGTCACCGTACCTATTTCCCCAGTTTGGTCCAAGTTCCTACGTTCACGATGACCGGTAGGGGCATAACGCAACAGAACGAGGTTGAATCCCGCTTTGCACACCCCAGGGGAGTACAAGTGAGCGGTGGAGTTGGAGGAGACGAGTGGGACGATGGCGTTTTCGATAATGTGAAGCATGTGACTGTAGGTTTCAATTATCATGGTATCACCTTTGTCAAGTTCAACTACTGCAACGGTATCGTAGTTGTAACAGGAGCCACTCATGGGGATTCTACTACTGCAACG TGTCAGGTTGCCATTGACGACTATATCGAAGCCGTGGAGGGAACCGGAGCCACTCATGGGGATTCGACCAAAACTCGCGAG ATTATACAGTATCAGGTTGCCGTTGACGACTACATCGAAGCCGTGGAGGGAACCTACACTGAGAGTCACATCACGTCCATAGCGTTCCGGTTGCACAAGGACAACGAGTCGCTACTTTTAGGATCATTCGAGGGAAAGTCCTTTGCGCTTGGAGGAGGACGAGGCTCGAAGATCCTCGGGTTTTACGGAAGAAGCTCTGATGACCACCTCACCGCTCTCGGCGTCCACCTCTCCCCCTTTCCTTAG